One window of the bacterium genome contains the following:
- a CDS encoding cytidine/deoxycytidylate deaminase family protein, with translation MTRPAWDEYFMEITRLVATRSTCLRRQVGALFVKDKNILATGYNGVPAGVRHCSEIGCLREKLGIPSGERHEICRGLHAEQNGIIQAAKHGTVLSGSTVYTTDHPCVICAKMLINVGVERIVSGQGYPDALSVEMLSEAGLKLDYYGGEQK, from the coding sequence CTGACACGCCCCGCATGGGACGAATATTTCATGGAGATCACCAGGCTGGTCGCCACCCGTTCCACCTGTCTGCGCCGACAGGTGGGAGCCCTTTTTGTTAAGGACAAAAACATCCTGGCTACCGGCTATAACGGGGTACCGGCTGGTGTACGCCACTGTTCCGAGATCGGGTGCCTGCGTGAAAAACTGGGTATCCCGTCGGGGGAAAGGCACGAGATCTGCCGCGGCCTTCACGCCGAACAGAACGGTATCATCCAGGCGGCCAAGCATGGGACCGTTCTGTCGGGTTCCACAGTTTACACGACAGACCATCCCTGTGTTATTTGTGCAAAAATGCTCATTAACGTCGGTGTTGAGCGGATCGTTTCAGGACAGGGTTACCCCGATGCACTTTCGGTGGAGATGCTGTCTGAAGCAGGACTTAAACTGGATTACTACGGGGGTGAGCAAAAATGA
- the nrdR gene encoding transcriptional regulator NrdR: MKCPFCTDFDNKVVDSRLSGESDVIRRRRECLGCGRRFTTYERVEDILPMVIKKDDRREPFDRNKVLSGIQTACQKRPVPVAVMEEIVERIEKSVQEKGDKEINSSTIGETVMLELHDLDEVAYVRFASVYRSFKDINEFMDELKDMLEEEESRRMKEEKTRR; encoded by the coding sequence ATGAAATGCCCGTTTTGCACCGATTTTGACAACAAGGTAGTGGATTCCCGTCTTTCCGGTGAGAGCGACGTGATCAGGAGGCGGAGAGAGTGTCTGGGGTGCGGCCGCAGGTTTACGACCTACGAGCGGGTTGAGGACATCCTCCCCATGGTCATCAAGAAGGACGACAGGAGAGAGCCCTTTGACAGGAACAAGGTTCTGTCAGGGATACAGACGGCCTGCCAGAAACGACCCGTACCTGTCGCCGTGATGGAGGAGATCGTAGAGCGGATCGAGAAGTCTGTTCAGGAAAAAGGGGACAAGGAGATCAATAGCAGCACTATCGGTGAAACAGTAATGCTTGAATTACATGACCTGGATGAGGTAGCGTACGTACGTTTTGCATCGGTCTATAGATCATTTAAGGATATCAACGAATTTATGGATGAACTGAAGGACATGCTGGAGGAAGAGGAAAGCCGACGCATGAAGGAGGAAAAGACCCGGCGGTGA
- the rsxC gene encoding electron transport complex subunit RsxC: MANRFRGGVHPDDSKHTSKQAISGLQPAERLILSLSQHIGAPSRPEVSVGDRVLKYQPIASPGGFVSMALHAPTSGTVKAIEPAPHPSGRLVTAIIIEPDGLDEALDRTDKADPGLARSPENWKETIRDSGIVGMGGAAFPTHVKLSPPEDKPIDMIVANGVECEPYLTADHRLMLESPDEILGGLFLAMKIVGAKKAVVAIEANKPDAAEVMRKADLPEGVTVEVLPVMYPQGAEKQLIQALTGREVPTGGLPMDVGVVVQNVGTLATMNQAIKEGRPMVERVMTLGGPLPNGPGNYMVSIGTSLSHVVEQTGGLKGPAARLINGGPMMGQALAGLESPVTKGTSGLLAFGPGELRTLRQRACIRCGSCISVCPASLLPHTLGSMVEFRLFNQLREFNITDCIECGSCAFVCPADRNMVQFIRQGKAELLALAGK; encoded by the coding sequence GTGGCTAATCGTTTTAGGGGAGGAGTCCATCCGGACGACAGCAAGCATACCAGCAAGCAGGCCATAAGCGGGCTTCAACCTGCTGAACGTTTGATTCTTAGTCTCTCACAGCATATCGGCGCCCCGTCTCGCCCGGAAGTTTCCGTGGGCGACCGTGTGCTCAAATATCAGCCCATAGCAAGTCCCGGCGGGTTTGTTTCCATGGCATTGCACGCTCCCACATCCGGAACGGTCAAGGCCATCGAACCGGCTCCCCATCCCAGCGGCCGTTTGGTCACGGCGATCATCATTGAGCCGGACGGTCTTGATGAGGCGCTGGATCGGACTGACAAGGCTGACCCGGGACTGGCTCGCAGTCCCGAAAACTGGAAGGAGACGATCCGTGACTCTGGTATCGTCGGCATGGGAGGGGCGGCGTTCCCTACCCACGTCAAGCTGAGCCCGCCGGAAGACAAACCTATTGACATGATCGTGGCCAACGGGGTGGAGTGTGAGCCCTACCTTACCGCCGACCACAGGCTGATGCTGGAATCTCCTGACGAGATTCTGGGAGGCCTGTTCCTCGCAATGAAAATTGTGGGGGCGAAAAAGGCAGTGGTGGCCATTGAGGCCAATAAACCCGATGCTGCCGAGGTTATGCGCAAGGCAGATCTTCCCGAGGGGGTAACCGTGGAGGTATTGCCGGTCATGTATCCCCAGGGCGCTGAAAAACAGCTTATCCAGGCGCTCACGGGACGGGAGGTACCCACCGGTGGTCTCCCTATGGATGTAGGGGTCGTCGTTCAGAACGTGGGGACCCTTGCCACCATGAACCAGGCGATCAAAGAAGGTCGTCCCATGGTCGAGAGGGTCATGACCCTCGGTGGTCCGCTTCCCAACGGTCCTGGCAACTATATGGTTTCCATCGGGACCTCTCTTTCCCATGTCGTCGAGCAGACCGGAGGGCTGAAAGGCCCCGCCGCGCGCCTCATTAACGGCGGCCCCATGATGGGGCAGGCCCTGGCCGGGCTTGAAAGTCCGGTTACAAAGGGCACCAGTGGACTTCTCGCTTTCGGGCCGGGTGAGCTTCGGACCTTAAGGCAGAGGGCGTGTATCAGGTGCGGTTCCTGTATCAGTGTCTGCCCCGCATCGCTCCTGCCCCACACCCTGGGGAGCATGGTGGAATTTCGGCTTTTCAACCAGCTTCGTGAATTTAACATCACTGATTGTATCGAGTGCGGTTCCTGTGCTTTCGTTTGCCCGGCAGACCGTAACATGGTGCAGTTCATCAGACAGGGCAAAGCGGAACTGCTTGCCCTTGCGGGGAAATGA